One genomic window of Solea solea chromosome 12, fSolSol10.1, whole genome shotgun sequence includes the following:
- the LOC131470617 gene encoding cAMP-dependent protein kinase type II-beta regulatory subunit — protein MSIEIPEGLTELLQSFTVEVLRNQPRDLLEFALQYFTQLKDRETKEASFGNDQNSAPRPGKAVNFIDEAMQIDSENGEEEEDDDDDEEFTAPVINRFIRRASVCAEAFNPDDDEEDKEPRVTHPKTDEQRQRLQEACRDILLFKNLDPEQVSQVLDAMFEKLCTEGEHVIDQDDDGDNFYVIESGMFNIYVKVDGTEKLVGCYDNRGSFGELALMYNTPRAATIIAVSPGALWCLDRLTFRRIIVKNNAKKRKLYEAFIETLPLLTSLELSERMKVVDVLSTKVYNDSQQIIAQGDLADCFYIVESGQVRITMKRSRTKKDQEEEEVEIATCSRGQYFGELALVTNKPRAASAYAVGSVKCLVMGVQAFERLLGPCMDIMKRNIANYEEQLVTLFGSSPEIEQQCV, from the exons ATGAGTATAGAAATTCCTGAAGGACTGACGGAGCTGTTACAGAGCTTTACCGTGGAAGTTTTGAGGAATCAGCCCAGGGATTTGCTCGAGTTTGCGCTACAGTACTTCACCCAGCTGAAGGACCGTGAGACCAAAGAGGCCTCATTTGGCAATGACCAAAATTCGGCCCCAAGACCTGGGAAAGCGGTCAATTTCATTGACGAAGCCATGCAGATCGACTCGGAAaacggagaggaggaggaggacgacgacgatgacgagGAATTCACAG CCCCGGTAATAAACAGATTCATCAGGCGAGCATCAG TTTGTGCTGAGGCGTTCAatcctgatgatgatgaggaagataAAGAGCCAAGG gtGACTCACCCAAAAACcgatgagcagagacagagactacAGGAAGCATGTCGGGACATTCTCCTGTTCAAGAATTTGGACCCA GAACAGGTATCTCAGGTGCTGGATGCCATGTTTGAGAAGCTGTGCACAGAAGGGGAACACGTTATTGATCAAGATGATGACGGGGACAATTTTTATGTAATTGAAAg tgGGATGTTCAATATTTATGTGAAGGTTGACGGTACAGAAAAGCTGGTGGGCTGCTATGACAACAGAGGCAGCTTTGGAGAACTAGCGTTGATGTACAACACCCCCAGGGCGGCCACCATAATCGCCGTCTCACCTGGAGCCCTTTGGTGCCTA GATCGTCTGACATTCAGGAGGATCATAGTGAAGAACAATGCCAAGAAGAGGAAACTGTATGAGGCGTTTATCGAGACGCTACCATTGCTCACATCATTAGAG CTCTCGGAGCGAATGAAGGTTGTGGACGTGCTATCCACCAAGGTGTACAACGATTCACAGCAGATTATTGCTCAG GGTGATTTAGCAGATTGCTTCTACATTGTTGAGTCTGGCCAAGTTAGAATCACCATGAAAAGAAGCAGA ACAAAAAAAgaccaggaggaagaggaggtggaaatTGCAACGTGCTCAAGGGGCCAGTATTTTGGAGAGTTGGCACTTGTCACAAACAAGCCCAGAGCTGCATCAGCTTATGCTGTGGGGAGCGTAAAATGCTTGG ttatGGGTGTTCAAGCCTTTGAGAGATTGCTGGGCCCATGCATGGACATCATGAAGAGAAACATTGCTAACTATGAGGAGCAGCTGGTCACTCTGTTTGGAAGTAGCCCTGAGATTGAGCAACAATGTGTTTAA